The window CCCACGGTGGCATCACGACCGTGACCCGGGGGTCGTCGGCCAGGGACGGGTCCGCTCCCATGAGGGGCGCGGCCGTGAAGGGGGTGGCGATCAGGGAGAAGTCCACGCCCTGTCGGGTGTAGATCTCCACGACGTCCTCGTAGGACCGCCCGGCGGCGGTCGTGGCGTGGCCGAACTCGGCCCGCTGGGTGGCCTGCAGATGGGTCGTCAGGTCCTGGCCGAGCTGGACGCCCGGAGAGAGCAGATGACCGCCCGTGCGGACGCCGAGACGTTCGTGGGCGAAGCGGGCGGCCTCGCTCATCACCCAACCGGGCGCCCGCACGTACGTCTTGACGAAGTCCCAGTCGAGCGCGGCGGCCCGCTCCAGTGAGCGGCGCAGGCCCGCCCTCGTCCGGTGGGCGCGTCCCATGCTGTACGCGACCCGTCCGCCGTCGAGGAGTTCCCCGGTGGTGAGCAGCCGGGGCCCGGCGAGCCGGCCGGCGTGCACCTCCTCGCGGATGCGGGCCTGTTCATGGGCGAAGCCGCCGAGGGAGACGGCGGTGGTGACGCCGTAGGTGAGCTGACCGGCGGCCTGGCGGCTGCCGTAGGTGCTCTGCCAGGGGTGGGTGTGGGTGTCCCACAGGCCGGGCAGCACGGTGTGCGCGGAGGCGTCGACGCGGCGGAGGGCGGCAGGGCGACTGCCCCGGTGGGGTTCGACGGCGGTGATCCGGCCGTCGCGTACGACGATGTCGACGTCGTCGCGGACCGTCTCGCCGGTGCCGTCCCACAGGCGGCCCGCGTGGACGACGGTGTCGGCGGGGGCGGGCCGGGTGCGGTCGAGCGGTACGCGGACGGTGCGCCGACGGTCGCCGGAGACGTCGACGAGGCGCAGGCGGATGCCCGACTGGTACAGGAGCGTGGTGGAGTCGCCGGACCAGCTGGGGTGGTCGGCGGGTTCGGTGGTGAGGGTGCGGAGCCTGCCGCGCGGGGTGCCGTCGGGGGTCACGGGCAGCAGGCAGAGCGCGGACTCGACGATCACGGCCATCCAGCGGCCGTCGGGCGACCAGACGGGCCCGGAGTCGTACCGGTCGGCGATCGAGGTGTGCGGTGCGACCGTGTGCAGCCGGTCGGCGCCCGTCGTGGCGTCGACGATCCGGATCAGGTTGTAGCCCTCGCGGAAGCGGGCGCCGAGCCGGTTGCGGTCGCACAGCGCGAGGTACCGGCCGTCGGGCGACCAGCTCGGCCTGCCGGGGATGCCGCCTCCACCGAGCGGGGCGGCGAGGACGCGTTCCTCGCCGCTCGCCAGGTCCCGGACGACGAGGCGGCCGGCCATGTCGAGGCACGCGAGCCGCTGCCCGTCGGGCGCGAGGGCGGGCATCACCCGGCCGCCGCCGGCGAGGGCGGTCTCCTCGCCGGTGGCCAGATCGTGCCGGTACACACCGAGGAGGCCGTCGCGGTCGTCGGCATGGACGAGGGACCGCCCGTCGGGGGCCCAGGAGGGTGCGAGGAGCCAGCGGGTGGGCGGGGACTGCCGCAGCCGCTTCGGCGGGCGACCGCCCGACGTGCCCGCCAGCCAGAGCGCGTTGAGGGCGGCGAACGCGACGCTCCGCCCGTCCGGGGAGAGTGCGGGCAGGTGGATGCCTTGTGCGGGCCGCACGCGTGCCTCTCCGAGGTCGTACTCCTTGACGCGGCGGCGCGGCCGGTCCACGGGGAGGGTTCCCTCGAAGGGGATCTCCCGCGGTCGGGCGGGCGCTTCGGGCCGTAGGAGGGTGAACCGGCCGTCCACCGTGAGCAGCAGTTCGCCGTCGGCCGTCCAGCGGGGCGGCACGGGCGCGAGGTCGCCGTCGACCGGGACGGGTTCCCCGGCGACGACGAGGGTGCAGGAGCCGTGGGGGGAGGCGGTGGTGCGCAGGTACGCGAGGCGGCCGTCCGGGGCGAGGGCGGGGGTCATGACCTGCGCGGTCGCGGTTTCGGTGTGCTCGACGGTCACCGGGCCGGTGCCGTCGGCGGCCACGGCGGCGACGGTGCGGGACTCGACGGCCGGGGTCGTGCCGGCGGTGACGACCTTGCCGCGTACGAACAGCAGCCGGGTGCCGTCCGGTGACCAGGTGGGGTCGAAGTCCTCCCAGCCGTCGTCCTGGAGGGGGCCGTCCTGGCCGGGGAGGCCGGTGACGCGGGTGATGTCGCCGGTGCCGAGGTCCAGGACGTGGACGCGGTAGGGGCATCCGCCGGCGGGTGCGTCGGGGTCGCCGCCGCGTTCGGAACAGAAGGCGATGCGAGTGCCGTCGGGAGACCAGGCCGGGGCCCGGTCGTCCCAGGGGCCGTCGGTGCGCCGCTGGAGTTCGGAGCCGTCGGGGCGCATGGTCCAGAGGTGGAAGCCGCCGCCCTGGTAGGCGCAGAACGCGACGAGGTCGCCGTCCGGGGAGTAGGTGGGCCGGTTGGGTTCGAGACCGGCCGGGGTGAGGGGGAGCGCTCTGCCGCCGCCGCGCGGCAGGGACCACAGGCCGCTCTGGATCTCGGCGATCAGGGTGTCACCGGTGGGGGCGAGAGTCGCCGAGCCGTTGGTGGCCCGGGTGAAGGTGAGGGCGAGGCCGGAGGTGCCCGGCCGGGCGGTGCCGGACGCCGCCGCGCCGGTGGTGCCGAGGACCGCGGCCGCCCCGGTGGCCCCGGTGGCGGCGAGGAGTCGGCGGCGGGTCAGGGGCGGGGTGCGGTGACTCTGGTCACGGTCCATGACACCGCACGCTCGCGCACCTCGCGGCCCACCGGCAACACCGCCATTCCCGCCATCGGGGATGTCACCCGGGGGTGTGACGGCGGCCGGTGGCACGCGCCGGCGCGACGATGCCCGGGGCCGGTGGTCGGCGCCACGACGACGCCCGAGGCCGGCGGTCGGCGCCACGACGGCCGGGGCCGGGCGTCCACGACGGCGGCACGACGGCCCGGGCCCGGTCGGCGGCGACGGTGCCGGGATCGGGCGTCGGCGCAACGGCGCGGCGGGCAGTCGTCGGCACGACGGCGCCCGAGAACGGTCGTCGACGCAACGACGGCCCGGGCCGGGCGTCCACGACGGCGGCACGACGGGGCCGGGATCGGGGCGGCGGCGACGGTGCCGGGATCGGGCGTCGGCGCAACGGCGCGGCGGGCAGTCGTCGGCGTGGCGGTCAGTCGTCGGCGTGGCGGCGGCGGATCCAGGTGGGCAGCACGAACCAGCACAGGAGGTACCAGAGGAGCACGCAGCCCACCAGCCAGGGCACGAACTCGTCGTGCGTGGCCACGCGCAGGATCAGCAGCAGCGCGGCCGTCATCGTGGCGAGCAGCAGGACCAGGCCGACGACGGTCAGCCGTGCGGCCCACCGCACGGCGGCGGGCTTGATACGGCGTCCGGCGACGATCCGGTGGAAGGAGACGGGCCCGATGAGGGCGCCGGTGGCGGCGGCGCCGAGGACGACGGTCACGATGTAGATCGTCTTCTCGGTCTGCGCCAGCTCGTCGTAGCGCGGGGTGAACACGACGGTGAGCAGGAAGCCGAACAGGATCTGCACACCGGTCTGGGCGACCCTCACCTCCTGGATGAGTTCGCTCCAGCGGCGGTCGGCCCGCTCGTCCTCGGTCTCGTCACGCCCTCGCTCGCCTCTCACCTCGGTCACGCGCCCTCCCTGTCATGTCGATGTTCCCTTTCCTGCATGGCGCCGTTCCCTCGACCACCAAGCACCTGCCTCGCCGTTCCAGTCGCACGAGCGAATCCGGCCAGGGCCCGCCCGCCGGGGCCCGGCTCACACCTTGCGCCAGCGCGCCATGGCGAAGGAGAAGATCCCGAACAGCACGAGCCCGGCCGCGACACACGCGAGGAGCGCCGGGCCGACGGGGGTCTCGGCGAAGGAGCGGATGGTGTCGTCGAGGCCCTTGGCCTCGTCCGGTTCGTACTGGATCGCGGCGCGCACCGCGAAGCCACCCGCCGTGGCGAACACCAGGCCGCGCGCCACCCCGCCGCCCACGCCGGTCACGTCGACGAGCCGACGCATCCGCCGGGACATCTCCCCGAGCCGCAGATGCTTGTGGTACGAACGCATCACGGCCCGGACGCCGATCCACACACCGGCGGCGATCACCCCGGCCCCCGCCCCGCCCACCAGCCACTGCCCACCGGGCAGTTCCAGGGCCCGCGCCGTCACGTCGCGGGACTGCTGGTCGCTGGAACCGCCCCCGCCGCCCTCACCGGCGGCGAAGGTCAGCACCGAGTAGGCGACGAAGGCGTAGAAGACGAAGCGCGCGGCGGACGCCAGCCGCTTGCTCACCTTGCGGCCGTCCGGCCCCGCCGCGCCGAACACGGCCTCCGACAGCCGCCACAGCGCCATGCCCACCAGGCCGATGCCCAGGGCCCACAGCAGCACGGAACCCAGTGGTTTCTCGGCGATCTCCTCCAACGCGCCCTGTCTGTCGGCCTGTTCCGAGCTTCCGCCGAAGGCGATCTGCAGGGCCAGTGCCCCGACGAGCAAATAGATGACGCCGCGTGCGGTCAGTCCCGCACGCGCCGCGCCCTCCGTCACCGAACCTCGCGCGGCACGCCCGCGCCCCACCCCCAGAGTGGTCATCAGCCGCGCCTCTCCCGTCCTTCGACCCGCAGTTGCAGTTGCACTTCCTGATCACCGGCGTCCACACCGACCTGGCGGACGCTGTACGCCTCCTCCAGCGCCTCGCGCAGCAGCCGTACGGCGGGGGGACTGCCCTGCACCTCGACCGTGACGGGCGCGGACGGCGGCTCGGGGGGTGTTCCCCCACCGGAGGCGACCGCGGCGGCGGTGTCGTACATGCCGGTCCACATCGTCGGCCGGCCGGTGCCGGTCTCGTGCGGCGGATCGTCGGCGCGCCGGTCCGTCTCGAAGTGGGTGCGCAGACAGGCGAAGACGCGTTCGGCGTCGTCGGCCGAGCAGTCGCAGAGCACGACCTCGACCTGGGACACCGGCAGACTGGGCAGGGTCACGAGCCTTCTCCCTCGTGTGGGCGACAGGATGCGGGTACCCCGAGTACCCCCATGGTGTGCCCGAAACGGGGTTCTCGCAGGTCGCGCGCGAGGCGCCGGGGGCGGACGGGCCGTGGGCTATGTTGAGTGCTCGTGGCAGACGAAGGAGGCGCGCGCGTGCCATCGCCGCAGCAGGCACGTGCGCAGGCATCAGCGATCACGTCCGGGCGGACCGCCCCGGAGACCGAGCAGTCGCCCACGTCCCGGCTCAGGGAACTGTTCGACGGCCCCCGGCTCTCCCCGGGGCAGCGGCGGATCGCCCAGTACCTGATCGAGCACATCACCGAGGCCGCGTTCCTGTCGATCACGGATCTGGCGGAGCGGGTCGGCGTGAGCCAGCCCTCGGTGACCCGGTTCGCCGCTGCCGTCGGATTCAGCGGCTATCCCGCGCTGCGCGAGCGCCTCCAGGCCATCGCGCTCGCCACTCTCGGCAGCGCCCCGGGCGTCGTCGCCGCGGACCGCAGCAACGAGTTGCAGGCCGCCGTGGACGCCGAGATCGAGAACCTGGAGAACCTGCGGCGCGACTTCGCCGACCCCGACCAGGTGATCCAGGTCGGCCGCGCCCTGTCCCGCTCGGCCCCGCTGACCGTCCTCGGGCTCAGGATCTCCGGTGCGCTCGCCGAGTACTTCGCGTACGCCGCCCGCCGTATCCACCCCGACGTCCGGCTGGTGACGAAGGGCGGCACGGTCGCCTACGACGCCCTGCTGCAGTCCCGGGAGGCGGGCGGCACCTGGGTGCTGGCGTTCTCCATGCCCCGGCACGCGCAGGAGACGCTGACCGCGCTGCGCGTCGCCCACGGCGCCGGTCTGAGGGTGGCCCTGGTCACCGACCTGGCGCTCGGCCCGCTCGCGGACGAGGCCGACGCCGTCTTCGCCATCGGCACCGGCTCACGCCTGGTCTTCGACTCCTACGCCGCCCCCGTGATGATGTCCTCCGCCCTGCTCCAGGCCATGACGGACGCCGACCCCGAGCGCACCCAGGCCCGGCTGGAGGCGTACGAGCAGGTCTCGGAGCAGCACCACTTCTTCCTGCGGGACTGATCCCGCACCGCCCGCCGGGCCGGGACGGCAGGGGATTCTTCACCCCGCCCCCTGAATGAATTTTTCCATGCCCTTGCGTACTCGGGGGTATATATAAATACTGCTCCCCGGATCGTGACCCGGTGGAACGCCGGGTCACGCCGTCCACCCGGGTCCGTCCGCTCCTACCCGCCACGGCGCCCCGGGTGAGGCGGCCCCGGCCATCCCCTATGCCGGGGCCGCCCAGACTCCACCACCCGCTGCAACCCCATGGCGTCGACGCAAGACCGGAGTGTTGAACATGGCCCTGACCACCTCGCCCCTCCGCACGGACTGGCCGTGTCAGGTCAAGACACCCGGCAGTTACGACTGGGAGAGGTCCGCGGCCAAGTGGCTGCGCGAGCTGGTGCCGGCCCGGTACGGCAGCTACCCGGCGATGATGCGGCACCCCGTGCTGCTCGCACGCCACGCCCAGATCCAGGTCCAGCACGAGATCCGGGTGGCCCGCACCGCCCTGCAGACCGCCCGCTCCGAGCTGCCCAGCCTCGGTATGTCCGAGTCGGTCATCGAGCACACGATCAAGATGTACGCCGCCGAGGTCATGCAGCTGAACCACATGGCCCGCTCCATCCGGGCCGTCAGCCAGGCCCTCGTGGACCACAACCTCGCCCGCGCCTCGAACTGACCCCGCCCCGATCCCCGCGCGCCGCGATACCGCGCGCCCTGCGGGGGAAGACGATGGGCAGGCACAGGCCGGGCGCACCGCCCGGCCCGACTGAGGGGCGGACCGATGGATTCCTGGACATGGGGTGTGATCGCCGCGATCGCCCTGGTCGCGGCCGCCGTCCTCGGCGTGGCCGTCTGGCTGCTGCTGAGGCTGGTGCGCACCCGGCGCGAACTGAACCGGGCCGGGCTCCCCACCGGTCCCAAGTGGGTCTTCTGGGGCGCCGTCCTCTATCTCGTCCTGCCCACCGACCTCGTACCGGACCCGGTGTACCTGGACGACATCGGCGTCCTCCTGCTCGCCCTGCGGACGATGCGCTCCGGCCGCCAGGACGCGCTGGCCGGCGAGGGCCAGGAGGGCACGGGAACCGCCCTGCGGGGGTGAGACGTTGTCGGGCTGACGGTCACTGCGACGGACGGCACCGATGAGCGAGCTGGTCCCCGGGGGCAATCTCCCCCTGCCGAGCGGCACCCTGACGATCAGGGTGCCGGGCCCCTTCGACGTGTCCGCCCTCGTCACCGACGACACCGGCAAGGTCCGCGGCGACGCCGACTTCGTCTTCTACAACCAGCCGGCGGCACCGGGCGCCCGGCTGACCGGCCAGACCCTGACGGTGGACCCGGGCGCCCTGCGCCCCGGCGCGACCCGCCTCACCGTCGCGATCAGCCCGGCCGCCCCCGACACGCCGTTGGGCCACCTGCCCGCCCCGACCCTGCTCGTCACCGGGGCCGCCGGCCGCACGATCGCCCGCTTCACCCCGCCCCGGCCCCGGCGCGAGACCGTACTCCTCCTGGCGGAGCTGTACCGCAGGGGCGCGGACTGGAAGCTGCGGGCCCTGGGCCAGGGATACGCCGACGGACTGGCGGGGGTGGCGAGGGACTTCGGGGTGGACGTGGTCGAGGAGACTCCCGCCGCGGCGTCCGGGCCCGCGCCCACGCGCACCGCGCGAACGGCTCCGCCGGACCCGCACACGGACGGCTTCCTCGACCTGGTCAACTCCGTCCGGGCCGCCGCGGGTTCCCCACCCGTGGTGCTGGACTCCCGGCTCACGGCCGCGGCCCGGACGCACGCCACCTCGATGGCCGCACAGGGCCGGCTGACCTCCGAGGGCGAGGACGGTGTCTTTCTCCACCAACGCCTCACCGCCACCGGATACGCCTATCTGGCCGTCGGCGAACACCTGGTCTCCGGTCCCCGCACCCCCGCCGAGTTCGTGGACCACTGCCGTTCCGACCGGCGAGCCGGGCAGATTCTCCGCGAACCCGCCTGCACCGAGACCGGCCTCGGCCGGGCGACCGACCCCCGGTCGGGGACGGTGTACTGGACAGCCCTGTGGGCCGAACCCTTCTCCCCCGCGGGCCTGCGCCGGACGGCAGCGGACGTCATCACCCTCACCAACGCCGAACGGGCCGGCGCCGGTCTCCCCCCGCTCTCCCCCGACCCCCTCCTCGCGCACGCCGCCCAGGCCCACAGCGCCGACATGGTGGCGCGGGCCTTCTACGCGCACACCTCGCCCGACGGCGGCGAGCCGTGGCACCGCGCGGCGGCGGCCGGATCCACCCACCAGTCCGTCGGGGAGAACATCGCGTGCGGCCAGCGCTCCGCCGCCGAGGTCGTGACCGGCTGGATGAACAGCCCCGGACACCGCGCGAACATCCTCAAACCCGGCTTCACCCATATCGGTGTCGGATTCGTCGGCGGCGGCGCGGCCGGCACGTACTGGACCCAGCTCTTCGGCGGCTGAAACCGACCCGCCGCGGCTGTCCCTCTTTCGAGTCGCTCAACTCACCCCCGCCTCCGGCTACTTGACTCTCCGTGATCGCTGGACTCCAATGCACCCTGTCGATGACGGAGAGCGACAGGAGACGAATCAGATGGTTTCGACAACGGTGGGCACGGGTGTGGCGACGCTCGGCGCGATCGTCCTGTCCCTCGTGGCGGTCCCCGCCCACGCGGCCCCCCAGGCCGGGCCCGACACGACGGGGCTGCGAAAACTGCTGCGCACGGCGCTGTCGCAGGGAGCGCCGGGAGCGTTCGCGAGGATCGACGACAACGGCACGGTGCACCACCTGGCGGAAGGTGTCGCGGACCGGAGCACCAAGCGGGCCCTCGGCACCGGGGACCGCATCCGCGTGGGCAGCGTCACCAAGACGTTCACGGCGGTGGTCCTGCTGCAGCTGGTCGACGAGGGAAAGGTCAAGCTCGACTCCTCGGTCGACACCTACCTGCCGGGGCTGCTGCCCGACAAGAAGATCACCGTGCGCCATGTGCTCAGCCACCGCAGCGGGCTGTACGACTACGCCAACACCCTCTTCTCCCCCAGCGTGGCGGGCTTCGAGAAGGTCCGCAACAAGGTGTTCACCTACCGCCAGCTGATGGACATGTCGCTCGCCGAGCCGCGCACCAACAAGCCGGGCGCGCTCTACGCGTACTCGAACGCCAACTTCGTGGTCGCGGGCATGCTCGTCGAGAAGATCACCAAGAAGCCGGTGGCGACGGCCTACCAGAACCGGATCATCAAGCCGCTGAAGCTGGCCGACACCTTCTACGTCCACCCGAAGAACACGATCCCCGGCAAGTACTCCCGCGGCTACATGACCGCCGACTCCACCGGCCGGAAGATCGACTCGACCCAGCAGACCACGTCGTGGGCGCAGAGCGCGGGCGCCCTGGTGTCCAGTGCCAAGGACCTGAACAAGTTCATGTCCGCGCTGGTGCAGGGCAAGCTCACCTCGGCCGCGCAGCTGAAGCAGATGCTGAAGTGGACACCGGTCAACAGCACCCAGGCGTACGGGCTGGGGCTGCGCCGGCGTGATCTGTCGTGCGGGGTCTCGGTGTACGGGCACACGGGAACCGTGCAGGGCTACTACACCTGGGCGTTCACCTCCAAGAGCGGCAAGCGCAGTGTGACCTCGTTCGCCAACACGTCCAACAACGGTCCCGTGTACGCGACGGTGAACAGCACGCTGGAGTCCACGTTCTGCGGCTGAGGTCCGGTCGGGGCCACCTGCGTCTCAGTCCGGCCGCCTCCGGCGGCGGCCGGGACGCCGGTGCGGGGGCTGCCGCGGCACCGGACCGGAGGGTTTCGGTGCCGGGATGTCCATGCGGCGGGGTTTGTCGCCGTCGAGGGTGACCGGCTCACCGTGGTGGCGGATCGTCAGGGTGTCGCCTGAGAGCAGTTCGTAGGTGGCGTGCCGGGGTTCGATCCGTACGCGCAGACAGGTGTCGAGCAGGCCGACGTGGAAGGCGAGCCCGCTCAGGCGCTCGGGGAGGCGAGGCGCGAAGCTCACGGCCGTGCCGTGCTGCCGCATTCCGCCGAAGCCGGCGACGAGCGCGGTCCAGGTGCCGGCGAGGGAGGCGAGGTGGAGGCCGTCGCGGGTGTTGTCCTCCAGATCCGCCAGATCCATCATCGCCGACTCGGTCAGATAGTCGTAGGCGAGATCGAGGTGGCCGACCTGGGCGGCGACGACGGCCTGGCAGCAGGCGGAGAGGGAGGAGTCGCGGACGGTGAGCGGCTCGTAGTAGGCGAAGTTGCGGGCCACCTGGTCGTCGTCGAAACGGTCGCCGCACTTGTACATCGCGAGGACCAGGTCCGCCTGTTTGACGACCTGTTTGCGGTACAGGTCGAAGTAGGGGAAGTGCAGCATCAGCGGGTACCGGTCGGGCCCGGTGTTCTCGAAGTCCCAGCGCTGGTGGCGGGTGAACCCGGCGTGCTGTTCGTGCACCCCTCGCTCGTGGTCGTAGGGGACGTGCATCGCGTGGGCGGCGTCGCGCCACGCGGCGCTCTCCTCGTCGTCGACACCGAGGCGGGCGGCACGGTCGGGGTGGCGTTCGACGGCGTCGGCGGCGGCCAGGAGGTTTCCGCGGGCCATGAGGTTGGTGTACGTGTTGTCGTCGACGACGGCGCTGTACTCGTCGGGGCCGGTGACGCCGTCGATGTGGAAGGCGCCGTGGTGGTCGTGGTGGCCGAGGGACCGCCAGAGCCGGGCGGTCTCCACCAGGAGTTCGACGCCGGTGTCGCGTTCGAAGGCGGTGTCACCGGTGGCGGCGGTGTGCCGGACCACGGCGTCGGCGACGGCGGCGTTCACGTGGAAGGCGGCCGTGCCGGCGGGCCAGTAGGCGGAACGTTCCCGGCCGTTGATGGTGCGCCAGGGGAACGCGGCGCCCTTGAGGCCGAGTTGGGCCGCGCGGTCGCGGGCGGCCGGCAGGGTGTTCTGGCGCCAGCGCAGGGCCTCGGCGACCGCGCCGGGCGCGGTGTGGGTGAGCAGCGGCAGGACGAAGGTCTCGGTGTCCCAGAAGGCGTGGCCGTCGTAGCCGGAACCGGTGAGGCCCTTGGCGGGGATGGCGCGCTGTTCGGCGCGGGCGCCCGCCTGCAGGACGTGGAACAGGGCGAACCGTACGGCCTGCTGGATCTCCTCGTCGCCGTCCACCTCGACGTCGGCGCGGGCCCAGAAGTCGTCGAGGTAGGACCGTTGTTCGTCGACGAGGCCCTGCCAGCCGGCGTACGCGGCGGCGGAGAGGGCGGCGTCGACCTGGTCGCCGACGGCGGGCAGCGAGCGGGTGCCGGACCAGCCGTGGGCGACGGTCTTCTCCACCCGCAGCCGTTCGCCGGGCCGCAGGACGGTGGTGGCGGTGAGGCGGGCGACGTCGTCCCTGCTCTCCGCGCCGGTGGTGATGTCACCGGGGCCGGTGACGACATGGTCGGCCGCGGCGCCGACGCGCAGGCCGCTGCGCCGGGTGCGGTGCACGAGCCGCAGCCGTGTCCCGTCCGCGAAGTGCTCCTCCGCCTCCAGCGGTGTCCTCAGGGCGACGGCGGCCCGTGGATCGCCCTTCCGTTCGGGCAGTTGCTCGTTGGCCACCAGCTCCGACTGCACGACGACACGTGCCTCGCCGTCGACGGCCTCGACCTCGTAGGCGACGGCGGCGATGGCCCGCTGGGTGAACGACACCAGACGGGTGGTGCGGACCCGGACGGTCGTGCCCGCCGGGGAGGTCCACTCGCAACTGCGGCGCAGGACGCCGGCGCGCAGGTCGAGGACGCGTTCGTGGGAGCGCAGCCGGCCGTAGCGCAGGTCGAAGGGTTCGTCGTCGACGAGCAGTCGCAGGATCTTGCCGTTGGTGACGTCGATGACCGTCTCCCCGGATTCGGGGTAGCCGTAGCCGGCCTCGGCGTACGGCAGCGGGTGGAGTTCGTGGACGCCGTTGAGGTAGCTGCCTGGCAGGCCGTGCGGCTCGCCCTCGTCGAGGTTTCCGCGCCAGCCGATGTGCCCGTTGGACAGCGCGAACACGGATTCGCTCTGGGGCAGGACGTCGAGATGGAGGCCCTGTTCGCGCAGGGACCAGGGTTCGACCGCGTACGACCTGTGGGTGATCACGCCCACTCCCCCAGTTCCGTCAGGTCCGCTACGACGACGTCGGCGCCGTGGGCGCGCAGGGCGTCGGCCTGGCCGACGCGGTCGAGTCCGACGACCTGGCCGAAGTGGCCCGCGCGTCCGGCGTCCATGCCGGCGAGGGCGTCCTCGAACACGGCGGCGTCGGCGGGTTCGACCCCGAGGTCGTGGGCGGCGGCGAGGAAGGTGTCCGGGCGGGGTTTGCCCGGCAGCCC is drawn from Streptomyces bottropensis ATCC 25435 and contains these coding sequences:
- a CDS encoding amidohydrolase family protein, producing MDRDQSHRTPPLTRRRLLAATGATGAAAVLGTTGAAASGTARPGTSGLALTFTRATNGSATLAPTGDTLIAEIQSGLWSLPRGGGRALPLTPAGLEPNRPTYSPDGDLVAFCAYQGGGFHLWTMRPDGSELQRRTDGPWDDRAPAWSPDGTRIAFCSERGGDPDAPAGGCPYRVHVLDLGTGDITRVTGLPGQDGPLQDDGWEDFDPTWSPDGTRLLFVRGKVVTAGTTPAVESRTVAAVAADGTGPVTVEHTETATAQVMTPALAPDGRLAYLRTTASPHGSCTLVVAGEPVPVDGDLAPVPPRWTADGELLLTVDGRFTLLRPEAPARPREIPFEGTLPVDRPRRRVKEYDLGEARVRPAQGIHLPALSPDGRSVAFAALNALWLAGTSGGRPPKRLRQSPPTRWLLAPSWAPDGRSLVHADDRDGLLGVYRHDLATGEETALAGGGRVMPALAPDGQRLACLDMAGRLVVRDLASGEERVLAAPLGGGGIPGRPSWSPDGRYLALCDRNRLGARFREGYNLIRIVDATTGADRLHTVAPHTSIADRYDSGPVWSPDGRWMAVIVESALCLLPVTPDGTPRGRLRTLTTEPADHPSWSGDSTTLLYQSGIRLRLVDVSGDRRRTVRVPLDRTRPAPADTVVHAGRLWDGTGETVRDDVDIVVRDGRITAVEPHRGSRPAALRRVDASAHTVLPGLWDTHTHPWQSTYGSRQAAGQLTYGVTTAVSLGGFAHEQARIREEVHAGRLAGPRLLTTGELLDGGRVAYSMGRAHRTRAGLRRSLERAAALDWDFVKTYVRAPGWVMSEAARFAHERLGVRTGGHLLSPGVQLGQDLTTHLQATQRAEFGHATTAAGRSYEDVVEIYTRQGVDFSLIATPFTAAPLMGADPSLADDPRVTVVMPPWDAALVRQGAEVPPTPDQLAALRTETDIYRRILAAGGVVALGTDQPLGPVGLFLHLALRALHAGGLTPAETLRTATALPARLFGLDDHLGTVATGRLADLTVVDGDPFTDFADLVRTVSVLRGGHLHTTEELVAAYRPAARRAKAAGTEEDWLEVGRLMRQDGCCHDDR
- a CDS encoding DUF6328 family protein, whose protein sequence is MTEVRGERGRDETEDERADRRWSELIQEVRVAQTGVQILFGFLLTVVFTPRYDELAQTEKTIYIVTVVLGAAATGALIGPVSFHRIVAGRRIKPAAVRWAARLTVVGLVLLLATMTAALLLILRVATHDEFVPWLVGCVLLWYLLCWFVLPTWIRRRHADD
- a CDS encoding DUF1206 domain-containing protein translates to MTTLGVGRGRAARGSVTEGAARAGLTARGVIYLLVGALALQIAFGGSSEQADRQGALEEIAEKPLGSVLLWALGIGLVGMALWRLSEAVFGAAGPDGRKVSKRLASAARFVFYAFVAYSVLTFAAGEGGGGGSSDQQSRDVTARALELPGGQWLVGGAGAGVIAAGVWIGVRAVMRSYHKHLRLGEMSRRMRRLVDVTGVGGGVARGLVFATAGGFAVRAAIQYEPDEAKGLDDTIRSFAETPVGPALLACVAAGLVLFGIFSFAMARWRKV
- a CDS encoding MurR/RpiR family transcriptional regulator, which produces MPSPQQARAQASAITSGRTAPETEQSPTSRLRELFDGPRLSPGQRRIAQYLIEHITEAAFLSITDLAERVGVSQPSVTRFAAAVGFSGYPALRERLQAIALATLGSAPGVVAADRSNELQAAVDAEIENLENLRRDFADPDQVIQVGRALSRSAPLTVLGLRISGALAEYFAYAARRIHPDVRLVTKGGTVAYDALLQSREAGGTWVLAFSMPRHAQETLTALRVAHGAGLRVALVTDLALGPLADEADAVFAIGTGSRLVFDSYAAPVMMSSALLQAMTDADPERTQARLEAYEQVSEQHHFFLRD
- a CDS encoding YkvA family protein; translation: MDSWTWGVIAAIALVAAAVLGVAVWLLLRLVRTRRELNRAGLPTGPKWVFWGAVLYLVLPTDLVPDPVYLDDIGVLLLALRTMRSGRQDALAGEGQEGTGTALRG
- a CDS encoding CAP domain-containing protein → MSELVPGGNLPLPSGTLTIRVPGPFDVSALVTDDTGKVRGDADFVFYNQPAAPGARLTGQTLTVDPGALRPGATRLTVAISPAAPDTPLGHLPAPTLLVTGAAGRTIARFTPPRPRRETVLLLAELYRRGADWKLRALGQGYADGLAGVARDFGVDVVEETPAAASGPAPTRTARTAPPDPHTDGFLDLVNSVRAAAGSPPVVLDSRLTAAARTHATSMAAQGRLTSEGEDGVFLHQRLTATGYAYLAVGEHLVSGPRTPAEFVDHCRSDRRAGQILREPACTETGLGRATDPRSGTVYWTALWAEPFSPAGLRRTAADVITLTNAERAGAGLPPLSPDPLLAHAAQAHSADMVARAFYAHTSPDGGEPWHRAAAAGSTHQSVGENIACGQRSAAEVVTGWMNSPGHRANILKPGFTHIGVGFVGGGAAGTYWTQLFGG
- a CDS encoding serine hydrolase domain-containing protein, whose product is MVSTTVGTGVATLGAIVLSLVAVPAHAAPQAGPDTTGLRKLLRTALSQGAPGAFARIDDNGTVHHLAEGVADRSTKRALGTGDRIRVGSVTKTFTAVVLLQLVDEGKVKLDSSVDTYLPGLLPDKKITVRHVLSHRSGLYDYANTLFSPSVAGFEKVRNKVFTYRQLMDMSLAEPRTNKPGALYAYSNANFVVAGMLVEKITKKPVATAYQNRIIKPLKLADTFYVHPKNTIPGKYSRGYMTADSTGRKIDSTQQTTSWAQSAGALVSSAKDLNKFMSALVQGKLTSAAQLKQMLKWTPVNSTQAYGLGLRRRDLSCGVSVYGHTGTVQGYYTWAFTSKSGKRSVTSFANTSNNGPVYATVNSTLESTFCG